Proteins from one Mesotoga infera genomic window:
- a CDS encoding dihydroorotase, with amino-acid sequence MIYDLALENGTVCNGEELFPANVYIRDEVIELITGRKMKFQARQSLDCSGLYLLPGFIDPHVHFDLFLGKYTSRDDFDSGSALALSGGVTTVIDFLDPVRTLEKLKEAVQRRMRSSRTSRVDYAFHVTLAGNPEFTPRAIADAAINLGMPSIKVFTTYSGSGRRTNDGTLLELLALSRSKGLVVLAHAENDEIILARERELRRDREPTHRDLPHLRPVITELSEVVKLIQLSKSVDGQLYVVHVSSGDTVEAVSLMNTEWKNNSVLETCPQYLMLNDEALDDESGFLNTYCPPARSERERRLLVRGLLEGNIGSIGTDHCPFTTQDKRESFSSIPFGTGSLGLSFPVLNTLFDGDLVKVASLLSINPARLLGLYPERGTIVPGRTADIAVVNRERSYNYSRSPLTRSDHSLFEGMSLRGEVVATVMRGRLAFHENRVLLEAGSGRFIERKRVLWGDRSAAE; translated from the coding sequence ATGATCTACGACCTTGCCCTGGAGAATGGAACGGTCTGCAACGGGGAGGAGCTCTTCCCGGCAAACGTGTATATCCGGGACGAGGTCATCGAGCTTATAACCGGGCGAAAGATGAAATTCCAGGCCAGGCAGTCGTTGGACTGCTCTGGCCTTTATTTGCTTCCCGGTTTCATAGATCCCCACGTTCACTTCGATCTCTTCCTGGGCAAATATACCTCCCGCGACGATTTCGATTCGGGCTCGGCTCTGGCGCTCAGTGGTGGCGTGACGACAGTAATCGATTTCCTTGATCCCGTGAGAACGCTCGAAAAGTTGAAAGAGGCCGTTCAGAGGCGAATGAGGTCTTCCAGAACCAGTCGGGTCGATTACGCCTTTCACGTAACTCTTGCAGGCAACCCTGAGTTCACGCCCCGGGCGATAGCCGATGCCGCCATAAATCTGGGAATGCCATCGATCAAAGTCTTCACCACTTACAGCGGCTCGGGCAGGAGGACCAACGATGGGACGCTTCTAGAACTTCTCGCCCTTTCGAGGTCGAAAGGCCTGGTGGTCCTCGCCCACGCAGAAAACGACGAAATAATACTTGCGCGCGAGAGAGAACTGCGGAGAGACCGCGAACCGACTCACAGGGATCTGCCGCACCTCCGGCCGGTGATAACCGAGCTCTCGGAGGTGGTGAAACTGATACAGCTATCGAAAAGTGTCGATGGACAGCTCTATGTGGTGCACGTCTCCAGTGGAGATACCGTAGAGGCAGTATCATTAATGAATACAGAATGGAAAAATAATTCTGTTCTTGAAACCTGCCCCCAATACCTGATGTTGAACGACGAGGCCCTCGATGACGAGTCGGGCTTTTTGAACACCTACTGTCCCCCTGCCAGGAGCGAGAGGGAGAGAAGGCTTTTGGTGCGCGGGCTTCTCGAGGGGAATATTGGATCGATAGGAACCGACCACTGCCCCTTCACAACGCAAGACAAGAGAGAGAGCTTCTCCTCGATACCTTTCGGCACGGGATCGCTGGGGCTCTCATTCCCAGTGTTGAACACTCTTTTTGACGGAGATCTCGTGAAGGTGGCGTCGCTCCTATCGATCAACCCGGCCCGGTTGCTCGGTCTCTACCCGGAAAGGGGAACGATCGTGCCGGGACGGACGGCCGACATAGCGGTAGTGAACAGGGAAAGGTCGTACAACTATTCCAGATCACCTCTAACCCGGAGCGATCACTCGCTCTTCGAGGGTATGTCGCTGAGGGGAGAGGTGGTGGCGACCGTGATGAGGGGAAGGCTGGCCTTCCACGAGAACAGGGTTTTACTTGAGGCTGGAAGCGGGAGGTTTATCGAGAGAAAGAGAGTTTTATGGGGGGATCGAAGTGCAGCTGAATAA